A window of Kyrpidia spormannii genomic DNA:
CGTCCGTTCGTTCCACGGCTTCTTTGACGGACTGTTTAATAGAGTCGATTTTGGAGCCGGTGATTTTGTAATCAAGATCGACGCCAACCAGGGCTGTCCGCCCGACCAACACCACGGTCGAGCCCTCGACGCCGGGAACCCGGCGGGCAGCGTCGTTCATCTGGCGCATCACCGTGTCCGGGGGTGCGGGGCTCGCGGGTTTTCCGGCCTGCTGAGGGGCCTGTTGCGGTCGCGGAGCAGGGGCTTTATTGACCTGCTCCCCCGGCGGCGTTTGTACCTCTTCGGGTCGCTGAGTCCCGTCCTCTGTCACCCGGGGGCCCGTGTCCCGAGGGGATTCGGGTGGGGCAGCGGAAGGTGCACATCCGGATACAACGCTGGCGATGAGTACAGCCAGAGGTAAGGACATTCTCAGGGATGCGTTCCAAGGCATTCCGGTTCACCTCGGACCTAGTGTGCCGGAGGGCGGGGTGATTTATACAGGCCGTGTCAAAAATCCAACGTTGCCGCATGCTTGGTTGTCACTGCAGACTGGGATATACTGAAAGGGAACGCGGGTTGCCGTGTCGCGATAAACTGCGAAATGAGGACGATGGGTTGGAGGACGCCATGGGGTGGATCTATTGTGCAAGATTGTTCGACAATGAGTTTCAGGCAGGTTGTTATGCAGCCCGCCTGCGAGAAGAAGGGTGGCGCGGCGATCGGAACTACCCGGATTATGTCGCCGTTTTTCGCACACCCCAGGGGCGTTTTGGCGTGAAATTCCTCCCCACGAAACCCTCCGTCCCGGGCAGATCGAAGACCAACAATCGATCCTCTTAGGAGGGGTGGCCGGTGTTTCAGAATCCGACGGACCAAGAATTGGCGAATTTGTTGAAGACCTCGAAGACCGTGGCAGTGGTGGGACTGTCCGATAACCCCGATCGGCCAAGTTATGAGGTCGCGTCTTATCTGCAGTCCCAAGGCTATGAGATCATTCCCGTTAATCCGCGAATCGGCCAAAGTCTGGGGCGGAAAGCCCATCGCTCCCTCCGGGAGGTGGAGGGTCCGGTGGATATTGTGGATGTATTCCGCCGGGGTGAAGAGGTGGATGAACTGGTGGACCAAGCGGTGCAGGCCGGCGCAAAAGTGCTGTGGATGCAGCTCGGAGTCGTCAATGAGCAGGCGGCGAAGCGGGCTCAGGACGCGGGTTTAACGGTGGTCATGGACCGCTGCATGAAGATCGAACACCAGCGACTTTTAGGTGGGGCGGAACTCTGAAGGCGAGAAACGGGGACAAAACCCGACCTCAGCAAAACCCGAACTCAGCAAAAAAGGAGGCGTCCGGATCGACCGGCCGCCTCAAGAAAAGAGAGAGAGGAGAAGCTGAGGTTTGCACGCCTCGGCTCTGTTATCAGCATAACCGGAATGGACCCGGTCTATACATCAAGAACGGCAGTTTTGAATCCTCCCGGGACCCGGATGCAGGGTTACATTCCCATAGGCGGGCGGTACTCAATGGGGCGGGTGAGGGGAGAGCGAAGGTGAAACAGATCCACGGCCTGTATGCGATCACCGATCGGCGATTTTATCGCGGCCGGTCCTTGGAAGAAGTGACAGGGGATTGGTTGGCCGGCGGAGTGACCTGTATTCAGCTGCGGGAAAAAGATCTGAACACTCGGGAGTTGCTGGAGGCTGGACGGGTGCTGAGGCGGATGACCCGGGAAGCAGGTGCCCTGTTGATCGTCAATGACCGGGTGGATGTGGCCGTGGCCCTGGAGGCGGATGGGGTCCACCTCGGCCAGGAGGATTTGCCGATCCGAGCGGCCCGGGAGATTCTGGGGGAGGGCCGCATCATCGGGATCTCCACTCACAATGTGGAGGAGGCCCGGGAGGCGGCGATTCAGGGGGCGAACTACATCGGGGTTGGTCCGATGCGGGCGACGGCCACGAAAACGGACACCAAGCCGGTGGTGGGGATCGCCGGGTTACGCCGTATCCGCCAGGCGGTGGATCTTCCCATCATCGCCATCGGCGGCATTCGACTGGAGGATGCCGAGGAGCTGGCGGCGGCCGGGGCGGATGGTTTAGCGGTCATCCGAGGGCTTGTCGACGCGGAGGATATTCTGGAAAGAGCCAAAGCGTTTGTGCAGGCCATCCTCAGGGGCCGACAAAGGAGGGAGGGGGGAGGATGAGGCTGCATGTGAACGGGCAGTGGAAAGAGATCCCCGAGGTGAGAACGGTCGCCGACGTGCTGCATCATTTTCACCTCGTTGACCGCATGGTGGTGGTCGAGCTCAACCGAGAGATCATCCTCCGGGAACAGTACGATATCCAGGCGGTGCGAGACGGCGATCACATGGAAATCGTTCATTTTGTAGGTGGGGGTTAAAAGGGAAAGGAGAGGCCGGCATGGAGACGCAGGTGGAGAATGACGAGTTAATCATCGGAGGACGGACCTTTCGCTCCCGGCTGTTTTTGGGGACGGGAAAATTTTCGGACTTAGATGTACAAAGTCGGGCGGTGGAAGTTTCGGGGGCTGAAGTCCTGACTTTCGCGGTGCGGCGGTTGAACCTGGATCGCCCGGATGAACCCAATTTTTTGGAACGGCTCGACCTCCAACGGTTCACCCTGCTGCCCAATACCGCCGGGGCCTCGGACGCCGAAGAAGCGGTGCGGATCGCCCGGCTTGCGAAGGCGTCGGGGCTGTGCGACATGATCAAGGTCGAGGTGGTGGGCAACCCCAAGACCTTGCTCCCGGATCCCGTGGAGACACTTAAGGCGACCGAAGTGCTGGTGAAAGAGGGGTTTATCGTCCTGCCCTACATATCGGACGATCCAATCTTGGCCAAGCGCCTGGAGGAAGTGGGGGCGGCGGCGGTGATGCCCGGCGCGGCCCCGATTGGAACGGGGTTGGGGATTCTGAATCCGTATCACTTGAGCTACATCGTGGAGGAGGCAAAGGTCCCGGTGATCGTGGACGCCGGAATCGGTTCCCCCGCGGACGTGGCCTTGGCGATGGAGCTGGGGGCGGATGGGATTTTGTTGAACACCGCCGTCTCCGGGGCCCAGGACCCGGTCCTGATGGCCGAAGCGATGCGACTGGCGGTGGAAGCCGGCCGGAAGGGGTATCTGGCCGGTCGAGTGGCGAAGAAACGGTACGCGAGCGCCAGCAGTCCAGTGGAAGGCATGGTGGGCCGGTGAGGTGGCCCGGCACGTAAAAAAATGCCCCGCATTCGGCGGGGCTTTTTTTACGGGTG
This region includes:
- a CDS encoding YhcN/YlaJ family sporulation lipoprotein; amino-acid sequence: MPWNASLRMSLPLAVLIASVVSGCAPSAAPPESPRDTGPRVTEDGTQRPEEVQTPPGEQVNKAPAPRPQQAPQQAGKPASPAPPDTVMRQMNDAARRVPGVEGSTVVLVGRTALVGVDLDYKITGSKIDSIKQSVKEAVERTDGGYRVAVTADVDLVARLRDIASGVRQGRPVSTFTDEIADILSRLLPET
- a CDS encoding CoA-binding protein, encoding MFQNPTDQELANLLKTSKTVAVVGLSDNPDRPSYEVASYLQSQGYEIIPVNPRIGQSLGRKAHRSLREVEGPVDIVDVFRRGEEVDELVDQAVQAGAKVLWMQLGVVNEQAAKRAQDAGLTVVMDRCMKIEHQRLLGGAEL
- the thiE gene encoding thiamine phosphate synthase: MKQIHGLYAITDRRFYRGRSLEEVTGDWLAGGVTCIQLREKDLNTRELLEAGRVLRRMTREAGALLIVNDRVDVAVALEADGVHLGQEDLPIRAAREILGEGRIIGISTHNVEEAREAAIQGANYIGVGPMRATATKTDTKPVVGIAGLRRIRQAVDLPIIAIGGIRLEDAEELAAAGADGLAVIRGLVDAEDILERAKAFVQAILRGRQRREGGG
- the thiS gene encoding sulfur carrier protein ThiS; this translates as MRLHVNGQWKEIPEVRTVADVLHHFHLVDRMVVVELNREIILREQYDIQAVRDGDHMEIVHFVGGG
- a CDS encoding thiazole synthase, with the translated sequence METQVENDELIIGGRTFRSRLFLGTGKFSDLDVQSRAVEVSGAEVLTFAVRRLNLDRPDEPNFLERLDLQRFTLLPNTAGASDAEEAVRIARLAKASGLCDMIKVEVVGNPKTLLPDPVETLKATEVLVKEGFIVLPYISDDPILAKRLEEVGAAAVMPGAAPIGTGLGILNPYHLSYIVEEAKVPVIVDAGIGSPADVALAMELGADGILLNTAVSGAQDPVLMAEAMRLAVEAGRKGYLAGRVAKKRYASASSPVEGMVGR